The sequence below is a genomic window from Kitasatospora kifunensis.
GGCTGAACTGCGCGGTGGCGCCGGAGCCGTCGGAGCGGATCACCGGTGTGATCTGCAGGTGCGGCAGCGTCTTGCCGTAGGACGCGGTGATCGACTGGTCATCCCACCAGGTGACCTTCCCGGTGAAGATGTCCACGATGTTCTGCGGGGAGAGCCGCAGGTCGGTGATCTGCTTGCCGCCGATCGACAGGTTGTACATGAAGGCGGTGCCACCGGCGGTGATCGGCACGTAGGAGTAGTTGTAGGTCGGGTTCTCCGCGTTGCCGATGCCGGCCCCGTGCTGGTCCTGGGAGGCCCCGTTGTCGCTCGCGGTGCGGAACGGGACGTCGGAGGCGGTGAAGTCGTCCTGGCCGTTCTCCCACTGCTGGCGTCCGGCCGCCGAGCCGTTCGGGTTGAAGTTGAGGTTGATGCCCTGGTCGGCGACGTCGGTGCGCCACTTCTCGATGGCCGGTCCCGCCCAGCTCGAACCGTCGGCGTTCAAGGTGGTGGACGCGAATGCGGTCCCGCTCCCGCCGAGCAGCAGGGCGAGGACGGTGAGCGAGAAGGAGAGCAGCAGGGCCAGCGTCCGGCCGGCCCCTCGACGGGCGCCCGGTGCGCGGGCGGGGCGGTGAGCGGTGGCCCACGGCATGGCGGTTCCTCCGGTACGGAAAGCGGTTGTGAGGATGCGTCTGTTCCTGGGGCGGGCGCTCACCGGGCGGACGCCCACTTGGCCACCGCCCACTTGACGGCCGCCCACCTGACGGCCGCCTGCCGGGCGAGCCTGCGGCGCTGGCGGCGGCTGAGCTCGCCCGGGCGCCGGCCGCCGACCAACCGGGCGGTGACGAAGAGCACCAGCACCAGCGCCATCAGGGTGAGTCCGGCGGCGAAGCCGCGCGCCACCATGTCCGGGTAGGGCTGGCGGACGTAGTTCCAGATGTACAGCGGCAGGCTCATCTGGTGGCCGACGAACGGGTTGCCGTTGAACCCCGAGGCGACCCCCGCGGTGAGCAGCACCGGCGAGGTCTCGCCCACGCCGCGCGCCATGCCGAGGATCACGGCGGTGGCCAGGCCCGGACGGGCGGTCGGCAGCACCACGTTCCACACGGTGCGCCACTGGCTGCCGCCCAGCGCGTAGGAGGCCTCCCGCAGCGTGCCGGGGACCAGCCGGATCACCACCTCGGCGGCCCGGGTGACGATCGGCATCATCATCACGGCCAGCGCGATCGAGGCGGCGAAGCCGCTGGCCTGCAGGCCGAAGGTGAGGATCACCACGCCGAGCACGAACAGGCCCGCGACGATGGACGGCAGCGCCGTCATCGCCTCGACCAGGGTGCGCACCGGCCGGGCCGAGCGACCGCCGATCTCGGACATGAAGACGGCCGCCGCGATCCCCAGCGGCACCGCGAAGAGCGTGGCCAGGCCCAGCTGTTCGAGCGAGCCGACCACCGCGTGCAGTGCACCGCCCGAGGTGATCCCCGAGACGGCGGAGGTCCGGTTCATGGTCTGGGTGAAGAAGTTGCCGTGCTCGGCCGCGGGCAGGCCGCGCACGGTCAGGAAGCCGAGCTGTTCGATGATCAGAAAGGCCAGCAGCAGCCCGGCGCTCCAGGCGACCAGGGTGACCAGCCGCTCGCGGACTATCAACCTGGGCCACTGCAGCACGCCGAGCGCGTAGCTGAAGCCCAGGAAGAGCAGGTACCAGATGATCAGGAAGCCCTGCGCCCCGGTGAACGGCAGCACGCGCTCGTAGAGCAGCCAGTCGAGCGCGAGCGAGCCGGCCAGGGCGGCGAACAGGGTGCCGACCTCGGCGCGAGTGACCCCACCGAGCTTGCGGCGGCGCTCGGGCGCCGGGGGCGCGGCGCCCGGCACCGGTGCCGGGGCCTGGGCCTGGGCCGAGGTCCCGGTGAGCTGGACGGTGGTCACGGAGGTGTCCCTTTCGGTACTGGGGATCTGGGGTCCGGGGCTCTGAGGTCCGGGGCTCTGCGGTCCGGGGCTCTGCGGTCCAGGGCTCTGCGGTCCTTCGGTCTGTGGTCCGGCCGTCTGCGTCATCGCGATCAGTCCGCCGTCGCGGCGCCGGAGCGGGAACGGGCGACCACGATGCCCGCCAGCACGTTGACCACCAGGGTGAGCGCGAAGAGCACCAGGCCGGCCGCCATCAGCGCGGAGAGCGAGAGGCCGTCGGACTCGCTGAAGCGCAGCGCGATCAGCGCCGAGATCGAGTTGGCCCCCGCCTCCAGCACGTGGCCGGTGAACTTGAAGGCCGGGGAGATGATCAGGGCGACCGCGATGGTCTCCCCCATCGCCCGCCCGAAGCCCAGCATCACCGCGCCGATCACCCCGCCGCGGCCGAACGGCAGCACCACCGAGCGGACCATCCCCCAGCGGGTACTGCCCAGCGCGTACGCGCCCTCCCGCTCGCCCTGCGGCGCCTGGGCGAAGACCTCACGGCTGAGCGAGGTGATGATCGGGATGATCATCAGCGCCACCACCAGGCCGGCGATGAAGGTGGAGGAGGTGTAGGAGGTGCCGATGTCGCCGGTGCGCACCTTGAGGAAGGGCACCACGTTGCCCAGGTGCCGCGCCATCCAGCGGACCACTCCCAGGATCCGCGGCTGCAGGAAGAAGAATCCCCACAGGCCGTAGATGATGCTCGGCACGGCCGCCATCAGGTCGACCATGGTGATCAGCGTGCGACGCAGCCGCACCGGCGCGTACTCGGAGATGAAGAGCGCCGCGGTCAGCGAGACCGGCACCGCGAAGACCAGCGCCACCAGGGCGATCAGCACGCCGTCCGGCAGCACGGCCGCGATGCCGAAGACGTGCGCGGCCGGGCTCCACTTCTCGGTGGTCAGGAAGGACCAGCCGGTGGCCCGGAACGCATCGGTCCCGCGGATCAGCAGGAAGGCGGCGATCAGCCCCATGATGGCGAAGACCGAGTAGCCGGCCAGCCGCAGCACGATCCGGAAGACCAGGTCACCACGGGTGGCGGGGGCGGTGATGGCGCGCGGGCGGTCGAGCTCGGGGGAGTCGGTCGCCGACCCCGGCGGGGGCGGCGGGGGTGCGAAGGACGGTGCGGAAGTCATGGTGAGTCTGCTCTCCGGCTCCGAAGGGATGGGCGCCCCCGGCCGCGAGCCGGAGGAGGGTCGGTCTTCGGGCCGGTCGGCCGACTCCCCTCTTGTATGGGAGTCGGCCGACCGGCTGACG
It includes:
- the pstA gene encoding phosphate ABC transporter permease PstA, giving the protein MTTVQLTGTSAQAQAPAPVPGAAPPAPERRRKLGGVTRAEVGTLFAALAGSLALDWLLYERVLPFTGAQGFLIIWYLLFLGFSYALGVLQWPRLIVRERLVTLVAWSAGLLLAFLIIEQLGFLTVRGLPAAEHGNFFTQTMNRTSAVSGITSGGALHAVVGSLEQLGLATLFAVPLGIAAAVFMSEIGGRSARPVRTLVEAMTALPSIVAGLFVLGVVILTFGLQASGFAASIALAVMMMPIVTRAAEVVIRLVPGTLREASYALGGSQWRTVWNVVLPTARPGLATAVILGMARGVGETSPVLLTAGVASGFNGNPFVGHQMSLPLYIWNYVRQPYPDMVARGFAAGLTLMALVLVLFVTARLVGGRRPGELSRRQRRRLARQAAVRWAAVKWAVAKWASAR
- the pstC gene encoding phosphate ABC transporter permease subunit PstC, which encodes MTSAPSFAPPPPPPGSATDSPELDRPRAITAPATRGDLVFRIVLRLAGYSVFAIMGLIAAFLLIRGTDAFRATGWSFLTTEKWSPAAHVFGIAAVLPDGVLIALVALVFAVPVSLTAALFISEYAPVRLRRTLITMVDLMAAVPSIIYGLWGFFFLQPRILGVVRWMARHLGNVVPFLKVRTGDIGTSYTSSTFIAGLVVALMIIPIITSLSREVFAQAPQGEREGAYALGSTRWGMVRSVVLPFGRGGVIGAVMLGFGRAMGETIAVALIISPAFKFTGHVLEAGANSISALIALRFSESDGLSLSALMAAGLVLFALTLVVNVLAGIVVARSRSGAATAD